The stretch of DNA TCACGGTAGCCGGTGGCGCGCGGATCCGTGCCTTTTCACATCTCGAGGGCGCGACCGTCGGCGAGGGGTGCGAGGTGGGACCCTATGCACGGCTTCGCCCGGGAGCGGAAATGCAGGCTCGATCCAAGGTCGGCAATTTCGTCGAGATGAAGAAGAGCGTCCTTGGCGAAGGCGCCAAGGCCAACCACCTGACCTATCTGGGCGACGCCACCATCGGACCGAACGCGAATGTCGGTGCGGGGACGATCACCTGCAATTACGACGGTTTCAACAAGGCATGCACGCAGATTGGCGAGGGCGCCTTCATCGGATCGAACAGCGCGCTGGTGGCACCGGTGACGATCGGCGACGGGGCGATCGTCGGAGCGGGCAGCGTCGTGACGAGCGACGTGGCTCCCGACGCCATCGTGGTGGCGCGTGGTGAGCAGAAGCAGATCGATGGTGCGGCGAAACGCTTTCGAGAGCGGGCGCAGGCAAAGGCGAAGCGAGGCTAACAGGTTATGAAGGCCTATCTTTCATCGCACGGGCTGGGACCCGGTATCGGCGCTTTACGAGAGATTGCGGGGGGCAACCGAACCGCGATCATCGTCAACGCACTCGATCATTTCCCGTCCGCCGAGCGCAAACGCATCGTGAACGACGTGATTGGAATCGAGCCGCTGTTCGCCGGTGCAGGGCTGCTTCCGAAGATCATCGATCTGCGCGAATCGTTCGAGACGAGGTCGTTTGGGAATTTCGCAGATGAATTCGATATTGTCTGGCTGACGGGAGGGAACTGCTTCGTGCTTCAGCGGGCCCTCGTCCATTCAGGGATGGACCGCTATTTGATCGATGCCGTTCGCGACGAGCGAATCGTATATGCTGGCTGGAGCGCCGGAGCGTGCGTTGCGGGGACATCGTTGCGGGGTCTCTATCAGGTGGACGACCCCGATATCGTGCCGCAAGGTTATCCGACGTTTCCGGCACCCGAAAGCGGTCTGGGGTTCATCGAGGGAACGATCCTGCCCCATTTCGATTCGGCTCATCCCGAAAGTGACGACATCGGCCGAGCGTTCAAGCAATTAAAGCGGGAGGGCGCGGTCGTAACCTGCCTGCGAGACGGCGAAGCGCTGCTGATTGCGAACGAGAACGTTCGGCACATATCGACTGAGAGGGCTGCCTAATGTGTGGGATCGTCGCCATTGTCGGCAAGGAGCCGGTCGCCGAACGCCTGTTCGATGGGCTCAAACGGCTGGAGTATCGCGGTTACGATAGTGCGGGGATCTGCACGCTGCAGGACGAGAATTTCCAGCGCCGCCGGGCGGAGGGTAAGCTCGACAATCTGCGCAGTCTGCTCGACGAACAGCCGCTTCCCGGTCAGATCGGCATCGCCCACACACGTTGGGCCACCCACGGCGCACCGGTCGAGAAGAACGCCCATCCGCACATCGCGGGGCCGGTGGCCATCATCCACAACGGGATCATCGAGAATTTCAAACCCCTTCGCGCCGAACTGGCGGCCGAAGGGGTAGAGATGCAGTCGGATACCGACAGCGAGGTCGTGGCGCATCTGGTCGCCCGCGAGCTGCGGGGCGGGGCGAGCCCGAGGGACGCGGTCGGCGCCGTTCTGTCGCGACTGCAGGGGGCGTTCGCGATGGCCTTCCTGTTCCGCGAACATGAGGATCTGGTCATCGGCGCGCGGCGGGGCAGTCCGCTGACCATCGGCTATGGCGAGGGCGAGAATTATCTCGGCTCCGACGCCATCGCGCTCGCGCCGTGGACGCAGCGCATCGCCTATCTCGAAGAAGGTGATTGGGCGGTCGTGACGCGCGAGACCGTGCAGATTTACGACGCCGACAACGAAGCGGTGCAACGCGAGATCGTGACATCGGGCGCCAATGCGAGCGCCGTCGAGAAGGGCAACTATCGCCACTTCATGCAAAAGGAGATGTTCGAGCAGCCGATCGTGGTTGCGCAGACCCTCCAGAGCTACGTCCGCCCGTACGACGGCGAGGTCAGCCTGCCCGACAACAGTCTGGAGCTGGCGTCGATCAACCGGGTGACGATCGTCGCCTGCGGGACGAGCTTCTATGCCGGGATGGTCGCGAAATACTGGATCGAGCGCTTCGCACGTGTACCCGTCGACATCGACGTGGCGAGCGAGTTTCGCTATCGCGACCCCATCCTCGTAAAGGGCGAACTGTCGCTGTTCATTTCGCAGTCGGGCGAGACCGCCGACACGCTGGCGGCGCTGCGCCACGCCAAGGAAAGCGGACAGGTGATTGCTGCGGTCATCAACGTGCCGACCAGCACGATGGCGCGCGAAGCGGATCTCCTCCTTCCCACCCACGCGGGTCCCGAGATCGGCGTGGCGTCGACGAAGGCGTTTACCTGTCAACTTGCGGTGCTGGCAGCCTTCGCAACGCGGTTGGCGCGGGCGAAGGGGATGATAGACGCGGACGAGGAAGCCGCGATCGTCGAACATCTGCAGGAGGCACCCGAAGCGATGCAGCGCGCGCTCGACCATGACGAGGACATCGCCTCGATGGCGCACCTCGTCAGTCCTGCGCGCGACGTGCTCTACCTTGGTCGTGGGCCGGATTATCCGCTGGCGCTGGAGGGTGCGCTGAAGCTCAAGGAAATCAGCTACATCCACGCGGAGGGCTACGCCGCTGGCGAGATGAAACATGGGCCGATCGCGCTGATCGACGACAAGGTGCCGGTGATCGTGCTGGCGCCGTCGGGGCCCTATTTCGAGAAGACCGTCTCCAACATGGAAGAGGTGCGCGCGCGCGGTGGAAAGATCATTCTGGTGTCCGACGCCGAAGGGATCGAGAAGGCGGGTGAGGGGTGCATGGCGACCATCGAGATGCCCGCCGTCCACCCGCTGATCCAGCCGCTCGTCTACGCCATTCCGGTCCAGCTGCTCGCCTATCACGTAGCGGTCGAGAAAGGCACCGACGTCGATCAGCCGCGCAATCTCGCCAAGAGCGTGACGGTCGAATAGTCTCGCCCAACGGAGAATGGCCATGCATGTCACCGAGGATTTCAGCTTCACCGGCGCGGGCGGTCATATGCTCGTCGGGAAACTGGAAACGCCGCGGTACGGCAAGCCCCGCGCTTGCGCGATCTTTGCGCATTGTTTTACCTGCGGAAAGGACAGCAAGGCCGCGACGACCATCACGCGCAAGCTGGCGGAGGAGGGGTTTGCGGTGCTCCGCTTCGATTTTGCGGGCCTGGGAGAATCCGAAGGCGACTTTTCCAGCTTCGCGAGCCAGGTCGAGGATCTTCAGGCGGCGGCCGACGCGATGCGAAGGAAGGGTAGCGAGCCCTCGCTGTTGATCGGGCACAGCCTCGGCGGGGCAGCAGTCATCGCGGCTGCACCCGAAATCGACAGCGTGACCGCGATCGCGACGCTAGGCGCTCCGTCGGATACCGACCATGTGCTCAATCATCTGGGCGGCGCGCGCGAGGAGATCGAGGTCGAAGGCGAGGCGGTCGTGAGGATCGCCGGCCGCGACTTTCAGGTGACGAAGGAATTCATCGAAAATACGGCAGGGCAGCTCCAGAAAGACCGGCTCGAGAAGCTCTCGAAGCCTATCCTCATCATGCATTCCCCGACCGATGAGGTGGTGGACGTCGATCATGCGGGTAAAATCTTCCGCGCCGCCGCCCATCCCAAGAGCTTCGTCGCGCTGGACGGAGCGGACCATCTGTTACGGGACCCGGTTCAGGCCGAATATGCGGCGACGATCATCACGGCTTGGGCGCTTAAATATGCACCCAGGCTGGAGGAAGGCGTTGCCCCGCTGCCGCTGGACGGAACGGTGCGGGTCGAGACGGCAGGCGGCAAGTTCGCGCAGTTCGTGTCGTTCCGCGAGCATCGTTTCATCGCCGACGAGCCCAAGAGCTACGGCGGGTTCGACGACGGACCCACGCCGTACGACCTGTTGCTGGGCGCACTCGGCACATGCACCGCGATGACGATGCAGATGTATGCGCGGCATAAGGAGTTTCCGCTCGACGGCGTGGCAGTCACACTGGAGCATAGTCGCGACCACCACGCCGATACGAAAAGCGACGTCGAAGGCGATGACAAGAAGGTCGAGGCGATCGATATGCATATCGAGGTTCACGGCGCCCAATTGACCGATGAACAGCGCGAGAGGATCGTCGCCATCGCCTCCAAGTGCCCCGTCCACCGGACGCTGACGGGCGATCTTCATATCCATAAGACATCCTGACGCGATGGCGCATCGCCCCCATCGTCTGCTGCTGTCGGGACGCGCGCTGCGCGCCAACTGGAGAGCGCTCAACGATGCGGCGAAGGTAGAGACGGGCGCGGCGATCAAGGCTGACGGCTACGGGCTTGGCGCGCGCGAGGTGATGGAACGGCTTTACGACGAGGGCGCACGGGAGTTCTTCGTTGCGACATGGGGCGAAGCGGAGGCTCTCGGCGATCTGCCCGAGGGCGCGCGGCTCGCGATCTTTCACGGCCTCGGCCCCTACGATATCGACGATGCGAGGCGAAGCGTTGCCCGCCCGGTCCTGAACAGCGTCGAACAGGTCCGACGATGGCGCGGATCCGGGATCGACGGCGCTTGCGACGTGATGGTCGATACCGGGATGAACCGGTTGGGGCTCGCGATGGACGAATTGGGGGCTCTCGACGGGTTGAGAATAGATATCTTGCACAGCCACCTCGCCTGTGCCGACGAGCCCGATAACCCGCTGACCCCGCTTCAGCGGGAGCGGTTTCAGACCGCAAAGGCCAAGGTCGCCGCAAACCGCTACAGCCTCGCCAACTCAGCCGGGATCGCGCTCGGCCGCGACTATGCGTTCGATCTCGTCCGCCCGGGTCTTGCGCTCTACGGCGGCGTGCCACGACCGGACATGGCGGCGATGGTCGCACCGGTCGCAAGGCTGCAGGCACAGGTAGTGCAGCGCCGCACAATCGCTGCGGGGGATACGATCGGCTACAACGCGACCTATACCGCGCCCGCCGACATGCCGGTCGCGATTCTGAACATCGGCTATGCCGACGGCTATCCGCGCAACATGACAGGCAAAGGCGTGGCGTCGTTCGACGGGATCGCGTTGCCGCTCGTCGGGCGGGTGTCGATGGACTTGGTAGCGGTCGACCTCCGCGAGGCACCGCAAGTGAAGGAGGGGGACTGGCTCGATCTTGCGTCCGATCCGCAGACGCTCGCGGCGGCAGCGGGGATCAGCCAGTATGAAGCGCTGACCGGGATGGGTCAGCGCTTCGAAAGGAAATGGGTCGACTAGCGGGTCTCGGCGCTGGCCATTGCGTCGCGCGCACCCATGCGAAGCAGCAGGATGTCGGCGACTTTGTGGCTCGACAGAATGTCACCATCAACGCCTTCGAGCACGATGTCGTCATTCTCCTTGACCGAGCGGAGCAGGACCAACGCTTCGCGCGTCTTCCCCTTTTTCACGAAGATCTGCGCGAGATTGATGCGTGCGCCCACGTCCGTGCGTGCGGTTTCGAGCAGTTTGCGTTCGGCGGCGTCATAGTCGCCGGCCATCATTTCGGCGAAGGCCGTCTCGCTCGGCTCGTAGCCACGTTCCTGAGCAGCCGCTGGAGAAATCGAGAGCGCAGCAATGGCCGCGGCAGCGAACAGGATCTTCATGGTCAACCTCCTTGTGGATCGAAGGCGACGATAGGATTATGACACCAATGTGTCAACTTGAGTTCATCAATCTGTCACAAAGCTGGCGACTCCTCGTTCGATTTTGCGTTTTTCTGCGC from Sphingomicrobium sp. XHP0239 encodes:
- the glmS gene encoding glutamine--fructose-6-phosphate transaminase (isomerizing), with product MCGIVAIVGKEPVAERLFDGLKRLEYRGYDSAGICTLQDENFQRRRAEGKLDNLRSLLDEQPLPGQIGIAHTRWATHGAPVEKNAHPHIAGPVAIIHNGIIENFKPLRAELAAEGVEMQSDTDSEVVAHLVARELRGGASPRDAVGAVLSRLQGAFAMAFLFREHEDLVIGARRGSPLTIGYGEGENYLGSDAIALAPWTQRIAYLEEGDWAVVTRETVQIYDADNEAVQREIVTSGANASAVEKGNYRHFMQKEMFEQPIVVAQTLQSYVRPYDGEVSLPDNSLELASINRVTIVACGTSFYAGMVAKYWIERFARVPVDIDVASEFRYRDPILVKGELSLFISQSGETADTLAALRHAKESGQVIAAVINVPTSTMAREADLLLPTHAGPEIGVASTKAFTCQLAVLAAFATRLARAKGMIDADEEAAIVEHLQEAPEAMQRALDHDEDIASMAHLVSPARDVLYLGRGPDYPLALEGALKLKEISYIHAEGYAAGEMKHGPIALIDDKVPVIVLAPSGPYFEKTVSNMEEVRARGGKIILVSDAEGIEKAGEGCMATIEMPAVHPLIQPLVYAIPVQLLAYHVAVEKGTDVDQPRNLAKSVTVE
- a CDS encoding Type 1 glutamine amidotransferase-like domain-containing protein, translating into MKAYLSSHGLGPGIGALREIAGGNRTAIIVNALDHFPSAERKRIVNDVIGIEPLFAGAGLLPKIIDLRESFETRSFGNFADEFDIVWLTGGNCFVLQRALVHSGMDRYLIDAVRDERIVYAGWSAGACVAGTSLRGLYQVDDPDIVPQGYPTFPAPESGLGFIEGTILPHFDSAHPESDDIGRAFKQLKREGAVVTCLRDGEALLIANENVRHISTERAA
- the alr gene encoding alanine racemase, translating into MAHRPHRLLLSGRALRANWRALNDAAKVETGAAIKADGYGLGAREVMERLYDEGAREFFVATWGEAEALGDLPEGARLAIFHGLGPYDIDDARRSVARPVLNSVEQVRRWRGSGIDGACDVMVDTGMNRLGLAMDELGALDGLRIDILHSHLACADEPDNPLTPLQRERFQTAKAKVAANRYSLANSAGIALGRDYAFDLVRPGLALYGGVPRPDMAAMVAPVARLQAQVVQRRTIAAGDTIGYNATYTAPADMPVAILNIGYADGYPRNMTGKGVASFDGIALPLVGRVSMDLVAVDLREAPQVKEGDWLDLASDPQTLAAAAGISQYEALTGMGQRFERKWVD
- a CDS encoding bifunctional alpha/beta hydrolase/OsmC family protein, with protein sequence MAMHVTEDFSFTGAGGHMLVGKLETPRYGKPRACAIFAHCFTCGKDSKAATTITRKLAEEGFAVLRFDFAGLGESEGDFSSFASQVEDLQAAADAMRRKGSEPSLLIGHSLGGAAVIAAAPEIDSVTAIATLGAPSDTDHVLNHLGGAREEIEVEGEAVVRIAGRDFQVTKEFIENTAGQLQKDRLEKLSKPILIMHSPTDEVVDVDHAGKIFRAAAHPKSFVALDGADHLLRDPVQAEYAATIITAWALKYAPRLEEGVAPLPLDGTVRVETAGGKFAQFVSFREHRFIADEPKSYGGFDDGPTPYDLLLGALGTCTAMTMQMYARHKEFPLDGVAVTLEHSRDHHADTKSDVEGDDKKVEAIDMHIEVHGAQLTDEQRERIVAIASKCPVHRTLTGDLHIHKTS